gAAAGTGAGATTGATCGTAAACCAGTAGAAAATTATATAAGGGAAAAATACAATGAAACAAGGGAAATGTATACAGATGCATCAAGAATTAGACAAAGGGTAGTAGGAGTGTCATAAAGTATTCCAAAGTTAAAAGATTGAAGCTGTAAAAAGAATTAGTAATAATTTAGCAGTGTATACAGCACAATTGGTAGCGATATGGTTGGCTCTAAAGTGGGTTGAGGGTAATAAACCAATTAAAGCCGTCATTGCTTCTGATTCAATTTCAGCACTTATGAGTATAAAAAATTTAGTATCAGAGTCACGGCAggacatcatttatgaaatagTACAGTTGGGATACAATATCATAAAATCAGGAGTTATCATTTCATTGTTGTGGGTACCAGCACACATAGGGGTCAGTGGGAATGAGATGGCAAGTTGGCAAAACTAGCAGCGCAGCAAACTTCGATAGACATGGACATCATACAGCAAGTCAGAAATCAAATGCATCGTTAAAACTAAAGTATTGAGAAAATGGCAGCTTATATGGAATAATGAGAGTACAGGATGTCAATATTACACCATACAGAACAAAGTCGGAAGAGGTAGGGAAAAAACAATTAGGAAGAGGACAAGTTCAAAAGAATGAGATTTAATCACACAGCACTCAATAGGACATTACATATGATCAATAAACATGCAGATGGGATGTGTGAATAATGACAACCAAGTGACTTTAGAACATGTTTTAATGCACTGCCCAATATATCAAAAATCTGAAAGAAATAGATTATTCACACAGCTACAGGAAAAAAACAAGTggaatctaaaataaataacatattaaaGTTGAGCACGGGTGATGTGTGCTTTAGATATGTTTGTAACtttttggtttatatatatatatatatatatatatatatatatatatatatatatatatatatatatatatatatatataatttatttatttattggtgggGCTTTGTTTCACTATAAGAAATACATGGGTTAGTTACTGCAATCCCGATGGGTGCGAGAAAGCTGGTTGCCAACCGCCTAAAAACAAGAAgtgacaaaaaaaagacttttattttgtcatggcgtgtgacgtcataaggctgcgccgctctTGCGCCGTGATTtcactggagaaaggtttgttttgaaacttttacacagatctaaagcgcttgattaaagtttcaggtttttcatctGAAGCTGTACCTACTgttgacaatatttttttaaccctttatacaatgTAATACTTTTTTACTCGCAGTAACCGAATGCTATTGTTTGAACAACAGAGATGTGTGTAAGTGTTTcaatgaaggtttaatttattaaatagcctAATGTCATACCATTCTACGTATACATcactataagaaatggagtactagttttattttgctcatttgtggctattgtttcttgctcggaTTTACTCTTtatctgatttctttttgtttatcACTCTCATTAAAAgaaactgttaaagcaagttttgAAGAGAAGttttttctgttcattgttttattcattttaaacagaacatttgtattgttttgttcattttaaacaggatacaTTGTCCAAACGCAGaggaaaaactcctgctgaagcgactgatttccacactgttataaagatggcgtttattaaagaggagagtgaagatgtgaagattgaagaaacattctcagtcaaacaggaagatctgcaggaacaaacaggttggttttcattctcaaagaccggCTCCGTCATCTGAtgctcattcagatatatttgaataataagaatactaaatgaaatccatcttgcagccctgagtgtgctgcctagttctacTAAATGTACATAAGCACTCATTAAAAGACGGGAATGAGTTTTTTATTACTTGTTTCAGgtcttttgtcattctttttatgtattataagGCTATATActattttctctaccttcttaagctTATTGCTTTTCTtcttctcctactgtttgtaaagcgtctttaagcactatatataaaaaaaaacaataaattaaaaaagtttaactgtgctgacgatatttgacttacagtattctcatagaagatatctgctattacggcGATGGCAAGTGTGCCGGTAACCTGCGTTTGAAtaaaggtctcggccgttagctcgccccctgggggctggctacagtacaagtcataaagcccgcctctccgtgttaatgaatgagacttgagcccaaataaaaaaataattaattacacttgcaataaaatgtcccgaaagatggttctggtcgattaaggcaatGATTATTGTGCTGagataggtgcagatcttcatttttgtaaacagtttgtttttagcagtaatttaatgctggacgtgtcatcgtgattgacagctgtgattgacagtttctcaaagctgactgtctgagcttcggcaggagactgaagtgttattattcgatttctgtgttattttaccatgacaaaatgagttcagcagtaaactatagtttatgacatacatgatcctggtggaacactctttattcgctaaggtcagggcttttttcgggctttattagtttgctgatacacgcctaaccacccagacaGCAAAACACACTCAAGCCAATTTCGGCTAGAATCTCGCCTgcccggagacttacccctcaggcTGACTACCTCTTCTGGACctacctactccggatgcctatggactcactgcccgattccagcccgatttaatcgagccagatgcggcggccaagcgagccgacgctgccgcatgcgagctgGAATcggcccgcgacgccgcgagtaggttatgtgcgCTGGCGCTatttgaatcttcattatataaaaccctcacctttgttaatgttattacatccatttgtgttgatataacagcaaacgcaggctacTATGTAAACGCAAAGTGTagcactgagtttaacctttgaataaaaatgcaaacagcatacatcgcaaatatttaaataaaggacaaaataaataacaataaacctgtattgATTGcccaagtattaaataataataaaattgaataaattttttagtgcacaagaattaagaatttcaatataaaaatgacaataaaactgcacaataaaataaactaattcaaGTATGGGGAAAATAGGtgatcgttagcagtaattctttttatgtgtctaaaataatctccacgttgatctcctgtaaggtgaacttgctttacaggacgtctctgcattttaagttttggcatatgttattaagtaatctactgaatttgctgttataaaacattataaggttcttgaaaCCGAATCTTATATAGCCTAAtaaagctgtaaatgttagatattatttgtttacatcatttactgttggcgttttatttcAAAACTTcaactaaacattaaaatgaatgtaaattccttGTTGCCAGATATAATAAAGGCAtcaaataaaccaaatgaaaacggaggcaataaaattaaataaataaacaattcaagcgaaaatcaataaactataataaaatatactagCGATGTTGCAGCAAATGGACATTGTATTAaaagtgcaaagtttttttttttttttgcacaaattgcagTGTTGGGATGTGtgaatatcctgttgatatttagtaatcttgctgtatttatcttctaaacgcatgATTGTTCCCGCCTGGTAAATCGTtaggtgtgtaggctatattatGGGTTCTGTTgattgctaattaaaaataaaaacctttctaaaaatgtacgtgttgtttatatgttattgtttatattttacaagtgttatttctacccctatgaagataacaagtaccaacaacaaacacaacaataagaaaatatattatttgtgctgaTATTCAGGCTTGAGTGTATAAAAgattgtttatttctgcagtccagcatgtattgcttttatttaagtataacagcttacatcacactttttttaaacgtgtattattttgtgtttttaaatgttagtgcttctatttacatcagtgagcctttgttatagtgcagatgCCGGCAGTCAAGTGAGAAGTGCGAGGGGGGTGGTTgcttttacataaagcgtttggttggaactcgattccgctcattttcgcggctcctcctctggctccatcagacagtccttctgcgcatgtacaggctccaatttcagcagtcttttgcgacagtttgtgcccgtcaagcaggcgttttgccctcaaggcgttcaatggaaAAAGGGGCTGAGttgtcgtccatattttttacggTCATTGGGCgatggtgttggcttagtactttccatttgcatgtgtcacgttgatcacaatccCCTTTTTTCCccatcaacttctttatgggtttaaacttgtttcttgTAGTTGTTAGTAGTTCTCAAAGATAGTGTCTAAGTTAGacttacatcattattataataactaattaccagggctattgtgtttatacagggtttccgcggggtcataaaatgtcttaaattccaaaatcaaaattttaggtcttaaaaagtcttaaatttactgaaatattgtgttgtaggtcttaaatcttgtTTAAACAAatcttcattttcctttattcATGTTTTGCTTCCCAATCTGGCTAAagcccatacaatcaccaacaatccatcacaataaaactttaaagcttttatttaaaaaggtcattttaactttatttatcataatggtttgattattttccttacaatgacatttgtttaaacatgctccatgtatttactgctgaggacatcaaCCTGGACAGaatgttgtgcatagatttagtttattatagtttttaaaacttttaaaacatttgttcatttttttttttttttcaagaaagtttatgttggaaaagGTGAATGGATACAACTAGAgattgcttgtttttacacataatttaaaatcttttgctaagaaatatcaaaaatatttattttttactattcatttattattgtattattaaatgtattaaattctaatatttttttgataagacaaataaaaatcttttccatgtGGGCCAGTTATAAAAAAATCCTTAGCCTTATAAGTCtaatatttcattcataatggtctttaaaagtcttaaatttaactatGTGAAACCTGCTGAAACCCTGGTTTAAAGAATGTAAAAAGTGAATGCCCcaatattaaatatgctgaatgaaatggacaatgaaataattaattattacaaaacattgtacagtattctaaactatatgatgtttgCTGTGGAACGatgtgaaacaaaacaaacaaattctaGTGTAACAATaatgtttagcattgcactgactacaactggccaacaaactagtctaaaatgactgttgctgcttaagaaatggattacagcatgctgatgatatgcaaacatttgagtgtcaAGTTCGTCAGAAATTCTCAAAATATTGACCATATTTTTCATGTACCAGCAGTCGCCGCCATTGGAATatttttgcttgagacttttatttaaataattaattttagatCCTAAAACAGTTTTATGCtgcttaggcatgggacgataactgctctcaaggtataccgcagtttagaaaagtcaaggttttaaaaccgacaatattttctgctatactattcctacgtttttttttttttttttttaatgattcaatttttattttctttttcttcaataATTTCACAATACAATCAGTTTACACATTTTACCTCCTTTTAACATCCTCTTATCCCTCCCCTCCTCTACAGTGGTAGTGCTTGCTGTCATTGAGTATAACTATCATAGACCCAGTAAACACAAATACTTTTATTAAACTCTATAGGAACAgtaacaatacaataaaacaaataaataaaagaattatgTGTGCGTCTCACCACAATGACCTTTTTCCTTGTCCAAAATGCCAAGTAATTTCCCCATCTTCTCTGATAAACATCCAATTTATCTAATATTCTATATGTCATTTTTTCATATGCTGCcatactgttaaattacagtCCTCCTCTGGAGCTTGATTACCAatcttaaatgtaatttttaatagATGCCTAATCTGTAAATATTCATTTCATGCTTGTTGCTTTGTGCCTTCATActaaagttctttttttttttttttaaagacctgATGGTGCTGAAAACAGAGACTCAACAATGGAATGAAATGGAAGAGAAACAGTTTGAGAAACAGCAAGAAAtaactgatgaaaaacccacactgactgAAAAGACTTCATCACACGGAAGACCTCGGAATTCCAAATCTGCATGTAATTTTACTTGTCGTCAGTGTGGAAACCGTTTTAGTCGAAAACACAATCTTCAagtccacatgagaattcactcTGGAGAGAAGCcctacacatgccaacagtgtggacaaTGCTTCTGTACTAGTGGAAACTTGGTagtccacatgagaattcacactggggagaagccttaCTCCTGCTCtcaatgtggaaagagttttaagcaaatTAGCAAtcttaaagtccacatgagaacacacactggagagaggccgtacgaATGCCAACAATGTGGACAGCGCTTCTATACTACAGGAAACTTTGCAcagcacatgagaattcacactggagtgGGGCTGTACCCATGCctacagtgtggaaaaagcttccaTCAATCAGCAAACTTGGTagcgcacatgagaattcacactggggagaggCCTTACTCTTGcattcagtgtggaaagagttttaa
The Danio rerio strain Tuebingen ecotype United States chromosome 4, GRCz12tu, whole genome shotgun sequence genome window above contains:
- the znf1059 gene encoding zinc finger protein 1059 isoform X1, whose amino-acid sequence is MCDTLSKRRGKTPAEATDFHTVIKMAFIKEESEDVKIEETFSVKQEDLQEQTDLMVLKTETQQWNEMEEKQFEKQQEITDEKPTLTEKTSSHGRPRNSKSACNFTCRQCGNRFSRKHNLQVHMRIHSGEKPYTCQQCGQCFCTSGNLVVHMRIHTGEKPYSCSQCGKSFKQISNLKVHMRTHTGERPYECQQCGQRFYTTGNFAQHMRIHTGVGLYPCLQCGKSFHQSANLVAHMRIHTGERPYSCIQCGKSFKQNSNLEAHMRIHTGGRIFTCTQCGKSFAQKQDLEIHIRVHTGEKPYTCTECSKSFRYKSTLKHHMISHTGEKPFTCAQCGKSFTTKASLMNHMNGHTGTTVFTCDQCGKSLTRKDTIRQHMKTHLGEDCFRCSECGKGFKCKRSLSTHMKLHNGDQSPQN
- the znf1059 gene encoding zinc finger protein 1059, with the translated sequence MAFIKEESEDVKIEETFSVKQEDLQEQTDLMVLKTETQQWNEMEEKQFEKQQEITDEKPTLTEKTSSHGRPRNSKSACNFTCRQCGNRFSRKHNLQVHMRIHSGEKPYTCQQCGQCFCTSGNLVVHMRIHTGEKPYSCSQCGKSFKQISNLKVHMRTHTGERPYECQQCGQRFYTTGNFAQHMRIHTGVGLYPCLQCGKSFHQSANLVAHMRIHTGERPYSCIQCGKSFKQNSNLEAHMRIHTGGRIFTCTQCGKSFAQKQDLEIHIRVHTGEKPYTCTECSKSFRYKSTLKHHMISHTGEKPFTCAQCGKSFTTKASLMNHMNGHTGTTVFTCDQCGKSLTRKDTIRQHMKTHLGEDCFRCSECGKGFKCKRSLSTHMKLHNGDQSPQN